One Mucilaginibacter ginkgonis genomic region harbors:
- a CDS encoding aminopeptidase P N-terminal domain-containing protein, translating into MKYVAPENTLFTHNRNNFVKRLKNNSIAIFHANDEFPRSGDQGFVFKQNADFFYLSGIDQEQSILVLYPDCPNPLYREVLFLRQTSALIAIWEGHKYTKEEAEAASGIKTIFWLDSYDTILHSIINYADNIYINTNENDRYVHQVPYRDLRFYNALKEKYPLHNYLRSAPILRDLRAVKSDIEVQLTKKACSITKDAFERVLKFVHPGVGEYEIEAEIIHEFIRQRATGHAYTPIIASGNNANVLHYIDNNAICKDGDVILFDFGAEYANYNADMSRSIPVNGKFTQRQRDVYNAVLRVMRAATKMLVAGTIWNEYHDEVGRIMTDELIGLGLLDKTDVKNQDAASPLYKKYFMHGTSHHLGLDVHDYASRYKAFEVGNILTCEPGIYIPAEGLGIRIENNILITEGGNIDLMADIPVEAEHIEEIMNS; encoded by the coding sequence ATGAAATATGTCGCCCCTGAAAATACGTTATTTACTCACAATAGAAATAATTTCGTTAAGCGACTAAAAAACAACTCAATAGCAATATTTCATGCTAATGATGAGTTTCCGCGAAGCGGTGATCAAGGCTTTGTTTTCAAGCAAAATGCCGATTTTTTTTACTTATCAGGAATAGATCAGGAGCAAAGCATCTTAGTGCTATATCCGGATTGTCCTAATCCGCTATACAGAGAAGTACTTTTTTTAAGACAAACCAGCGCACTAATAGCAATTTGGGAGGGTCATAAATATACAAAGGAAGAGGCAGAGGCAGCATCAGGCATTAAAACCATTTTTTGGCTGGACAGCTATGACACTATTTTGCATAGTATTATAAACTATGCCGACAATATTTACATAAATACCAATGAGAATGACCGTTACGTGCACCAGGTGCCTTATCGCGACTTACGGTTCTACAATGCTTTAAAAGAAAAATACCCGCTTCATAATTATTTAAGGTCGGCTCCCATACTGCGCGACCTGCGTGCGGTAAAGTCTGACATAGAGGTGCAGTTGACCAAAAAAGCATGCAGTATAACAAAGGACGCTTTTGAACGTGTGCTAAAATTTGTTCACCCCGGTGTAGGCGAATATGAAATAGAGGCAGAGATCATTCATGAATTCATCCGCCAGCGCGCTACCGGCCATGCCTATACACCAATTATAGCCAGCGGCAATAATGCCAACGTACTGCATTATATAGATAACAATGCTATATGTAAAGATGGTGACGTGATCTTATTTGACTTTGGTGCCGAATATGCTAATTACAATGCTGACATGAGCCGCAGCATACCGGTGAACGGAAAGTTTACCCAGCGACAGCGCGACGTGTACAACGCTGTGTTGCGCGTAATGCGAGCAGCAACCAAAATGCTGGTGGCCGGTACCATTTGGAACGAGTATCATGACGAGGTTGGCCGCATAATGACTGACGAATTGATCGGCTTGGGTTTACTGGATAAAACCGATGTAAAAAACCAAGACGCTGCTTCGCCGCTCTACAAAAAGTACTTTATGCACGGCACGTCGCACCATTTGGGCTTGGATGTGCATGATTATGCCAGCCGTTACAAAGCTTTCGAGGTTGGCAACATTCTAACCTGCGAACCTGGTATATATATTCCTGCCGAAGGCTTGGGCATACGTATTGAAAACAACATACTGATTACTGAAGGCGGTAATATAGATCTGATGGCCGACATCCCTGTAGAGGCAGAACACATTGAAGAGATCATGAACAGTTAG
- the meaB gene encoding methylmalonyl Co-A mutase-associated GTPase MeaB produces MPGKLDNLKVSNFKEVARALTLVENDLPGSADLLKNLSFNNQCPVIGITGPPGAGKSTLVNQLITNLTANGKYVAVLAIDPTSPFNFGSLLGDRIRMASHFNSPNVFIRSLATRGSLGGLSAKTIEMADVLRASGFDYVIVETVGVGQSEVEIAGLADMTFVVLVPEAGDEIQNIKSGLMEIADAFILNKADRPGADEFANQLQKLLHQNPKVVPIIKAIATENSGISQIAKFIRQDRMHDNQRKLFLAAEKVYQLIKEKRMAGVDRQKLRLDVAEAFEKNNTFNLYSFAEAYS; encoded by the coding sequence ATGCCCGGTAAATTAGACAACCTAAAGGTGAGCAATTTTAAAGAAGTGGCGCGCGCGCTTACCCTGGTTGAAAATGACCTGCCCGGCTCTGCAGATTTACTCAAGAATTTGTCTTTCAATAACCAGTGCCCTGTAATCGGTATTACAGGTCCGCCGGGAGCGGGGAAAAGTACGCTGGTAAATCAGCTGATCACTAACCTTACAGCAAACGGCAAATATGTAGCGGTTTTGGCCATCGACCCAACATCGCCATTCAATTTCGGCTCCTTGCTTGGCGACCGTATACGCATGGCCAGCCACTTTAATAGCCCAAACGTTTTTATTCGCTCATTGGCAACGCGCGGTTCACTTGGGGGCTTATCTGCCAAAACCATAGAAATGGCAGATGTGCTGCGGGCATCCGGTTTTGATTACGTGATTGTTGAAACAGTTGGCGTAGGCCAGTCCGAAGTTGAAATTGCCGGCCTTGCCGATATGACATTTGTTGTGCTTGTGCCCGAAGCAGGAGACGAGATACAAAATATTAAGTCCGGATTGATGGAGATCGCAGACGCTTTTATCCTAAATAAAGCCGACCGCCCTGGTGCCGACGAATTTGCTAATCAATTGCAAAAGCTGCTGCATCAAAATCCAAAAGTGGTCCCTATCATTAAAGCCATCGCCACAGAAAATAGCGGCATTAGCCAAATTGCCAAATTTATCCGTCAAGACCGGATGCATGATAACCAGCGGAAATTATTCCTCGCTGCCGAAAAGGTTTATCAGCTCATTAAAGAAAAGCGTATGGCCGGCGTAGACAGACAAAAGCTCCGGCTTGATGTGGCCGAAGCTTTTGAAAAAAATAACACCTTTAATCTTTACAGTTTTGCCGAAGCGTATAGCTAA
- a CDS encoding glycosyl transferase family 90, protein MKNAFRIKKLYRGKTAYYAKNLLRQLLPVSAYGKLLKRKLAQIENYDRTYLTSRVEYYNKLSPNNNAGSRAIALGDMKMFVSPKSYNFDTFEVSRYFSKRFKANFLFGDATHVEDVPTIQKSRPVVGDNKSAVLLNLDKYRHFVFVDDNISYADKKDMLIGRGVMTQPHRIRFMERYFGHPMCDLGQVNSGGNPQWHKPKISIQDHLQYKFILSLEGNDVATNLKWIMSSNSIAIMPKPKYETWFMEGTLQGGVHYIEINEDYSDLEDKLNWYLAHESEALKIVKNANAFARQFFDNKREELISLLVLEKYFYCTGQIPNYSLKDG, encoded by the coding sequence TTGAAAAACGCTTTTCGCATAAAGAAGCTTTACCGGGGCAAAACGGCTTACTATGCTAAGAACTTACTTCGGCAGCTTTTGCCTGTGAGTGCTTACGGTAAATTGCTAAAACGAAAACTGGCACAAATCGAAAACTACGACCGCACTTACCTTACATCAAGGGTCGAGTACTATAATAAGCTTTCTCCGAATAATAATGCCGGCAGCCGGGCGATAGCGTTAGGCGATATGAAAATGTTTGTAAGCCCGAAATCTTACAACTTCGACACATTCGAAGTCAGCCGGTATTTCAGTAAGCGCTTCAAAGCCAATTTTTTATTCGGCGATGCAACCCATGTAGAAGATGTGCCGACTATACAGAAAAGCAGGCCTGTAGTTGGCGACAATAAAAGCGCGGTGCTACTCAACCTTGATAAGTATCGCCATTTTGTTTTTGTTGACGATAACATCAGCTACGCAGATAAAAAGGACATGCTGATAGGTCGGGGGGTGATGACCCAACCGCACCGCATCCGTTTTATGGAGCGTTACTTTGGCCACCCAATGTGCGATCTGGGCCAGGTAAACAGTGGCGGCAACCCCCAATGGCATAAGCCGAAGATATCTATTCAAGACCACTTGCAATATAAATTCATCCTGAGTTTAGAGGGCAACGACGTGGCAACCAATTTAAAGTGGATCATGTCGTCAAACTCTATAGCAATAATGCCTAAGCCCAAGTACGAGACCTGGTTTATGGAAGGCACTTTGCAGGGCGGCGTGCATTACATTGAGATAAATGAAGACTATAGCGACCTGGAAGATAAGCTAAACTGGTACCTGGCTCATGAAAGCGAAGCACTGAAGATCGTTAAAAATGCTAACGCCTTTGCGAGGCAATTTTTTGATAATAAGCGTGAAGAGTTGATCTCGTTACTGGTGTTGGAAAAATACTTTTACTGTACAGGACAGATACCTAATTACTCGTTAAAAGATGGTTAA
- a CDS encoding RidA family protein produces MKSIIYTKNAPEPIGPYSQAVKTGNLLFVSGQIPADPATGEIVSGGIEAETTMVMKNLQAILTEAGAGFEHVIKTTIFLKNMGDFAAVNAIYGSYFTADFPARETVQAAALPKNVNVEISVIADLS; encoded by the coding sequence ATGAAAAGCATTATTTATACTAAAAACGCGCCCGAGCCTATCGGGCCCTATAGCCAGGCTGTTAAAACGGGTAACTTGTTATTTGTATCGGGCCAGATACCTGCCGACCCTGCAACCGGCGAAATTGTAAGCGGCGGCATAGAAGCAGAAACTACTATGGTAATGAAAAACCTGCAAGCAATTTTAACAGAAGCAGGTGCAGGCTTTGAACATGTGATCAAAACCACCATCTTCCTGAAAAATATGGGTGATTTCGCCGCCGTAAACGCTATTTATGGCTCATACTTTACGGCCGACTTTCCGGCGCGTGAAACAGTGCAGGCAGCAGCTTTACCAAAAAACGTTAACGTAGAAATTTCGGTAATTGCCGACTTGAGCTAA
- a CDS encoding OmpA family protein, with protein MNYSTLKKTVALSCAAVLAVGVANAQMADTTMKMSSGTTTAKVFGGAGQYNRFSIGINGGVTAPVVATGGSNDYTHWKASYGYGASLRLQLAHSFGIQGDFHGGRLEGDNSTAAGGIRDGVTAFKTDFYSATLSGVVNVATVDYLRRKNAINFFLTGGAGMVWYKPTVTFGNGVPVAYDHYPQSLVIPVGAGVKFRLTDAVALNLGYTENFVDDDILDGLKRGYPTKDKYSYGYAGLEFTLGSSSKSNLDWVNPVAMMYDELYDAALRQEVEALKGRVTNVENAVNDLKKDSDGDGVSDQFDKCPNTPAGTVVDGSGCPLKKDTVMMGGAAVAPAAYTNIQFDFDSSVLRTSSYPTLDAVSADLRANTGKSVELDGYASSEGTAAHNMRLSKDRANSVKTYLVNSGVEAKRLKVKAYGETHPIADNSTEEGRVQNRRVEFKK; from the coding sequence ATGAATTATTCTACTCTAAAGAAAACAGTCGCTTTATCATGTGCCGCTGTGTTAGCTGTAGGCGTAGCAAACGCGCAAATGGCAGACACAACCATGAAAATGTCTTCTGGAACAACTACTGCCAAGGTATTTGGCGGTGCTGGTCAGTACAACAGGTTTAGCATTGGTATCAACGGCGGCGTAACTGCACCGGTTGTTGCTACAGGCGGATCTAATGATTACACTCACTGGAAAGCTTCTTATGGTTACGGCGCTTCATTGCGTTTGCAACTTGCACACTCTTTCGGTATCCAGGGTGATTTCCACGGTGGCCGTTTAGAAGGTGACAACTCTACTGCAGCAGGCGGTATCCGTGACGGTGTTACAGCTTTCAAAACAGATTTTTACAGCGCTACTTTAAGCGGTGTGGTTAACGTTGCTACTGTTGACTACTTACGTCGTAAAAATGCTATCAACTTCTTCTTAACCGGTGGCGCAGGTATGGTTTGGTATAAACCAACTGTAACTTTCGGTAACGGTGTTCCGGTTGCTTATGATCACTATCCACAAAGCTTGGTTATCCCTGTAGGTGCCGGTGTTAAATTCCGTTTAACAGACGCGGTTGCTTTAAACTTAGGTTACACCGAAAACTTTGTTGACGATGATATCCTTGACGGTTTAAAAAGAGGTTACCCTACTAAAGACAAATACTCTTATGGTTATGCAGGTTTAGAATTCACTTTGGGTTCTTCATCTAAATCTAACTTAGACTGGGTTAACCCTGTAGCTATGATGTATGACGAGCTTTATGATGCTGCTCTTCGTCAAGAAGTTGAAGCTTTAAAAGGCCGTGTAACTAACGTAGAAAACGCTGTTAATGATCTGAAAAAAGATTCTGACGGTGACGGTGTATCTGATCAATTCGACAAATGCCCTAACACTCCTGCAGGTACTGTAGTTGATGGTTCTGGTTGCCCATTGAAGAAAGATACAGTTATGATGGGTGGCGCTGCTGTTGCTCCTGCTGCTTACACTAACATCCAATTTGACTTTGATAGCTCTGTGTTAAGAACTTCATCTTACCCAACTTTAGACGCTGTTTCTGCTGATCTGCGTGCTAACACCGGTAAATCTGTTGAGTTAGACGGTTACGCTTCATCAGAAGGTACTGCTGCTCACAACATGAGGTTATCTAAAGACCGTGCTAACTCAGTTAAAACTTACTTAGTAAACTCTGGTGTTGAGGCTAAACGTTTAAAAGTTAAAGCTTACGGCGAAACTCACCCAATTGCTGATAACTCAACTGAAGAAGGCCGCGTTCAAAACCGCCGCGTTGAGTTCAAAAAATAA
- a CDS encoding glycosyltransferase family 4 protein, producing the protein MGSKILVTFDSMKNINTGYYYFGLGLGNALIDANNDEFDLTFYLHNRTNTRFNGDVKILRLSKLHPFYFPYRNRFQLVHITDQECRLRPEWVNAKKIMTIHDVNRIHLEGHDSPQTRQYLERLRKFISGVDKLVTISQFVADDIVKLYPEAASKISVIYNGAQKPQLVKNYKPAVIPNGDFLFTIGILLPQKGFHYLPNLLENNNLNLVIAGIETPHKEVILAEAKKYGCENRVFITGPVADVDKAWYYANCKAFIFPSSAEGFGLPVIEAMHFGKPVFLAKKTSLPEIGGRAAYYFDSFEPQHMRDVLADGLKDFEENNRTNEVLRQTAKFTWENAAKAYLQLYKQTLDA; encoded by the coding sequence ATGGGCAGCAAAATACTCGTCACCTTTGATTCGATGAAGAACATCAACACCGGCTACTATTATTTTGGCTTGGGTTTAGGTAACGCGCTGATTGATGCCAACAATGATGAATTTGACCTTACCTTTTATCTGCATAACCGCACAAACACCAGGTTTAACGGCGATGTAAAGATCTTGCGTTTGTCTAAGCTGCACCCTTTTTATTTTCCTTATCGCAATCGTTTTCAACTGGTTCACATTACCGATCAGGAGTGCAGGCTGCGGCCCGAGTGGGTGAACGCTAAAAAAATAATGACCATTCATGATGTTAACCGCATACATCTGGAAGGCCATGATTCGCCACAAACCCGCCAGTACCTGGAGCGGTTAAGAAAATTCATCTCAGGTGTGGATAAGCTGGTTACCATCTCGCAATTCGTTGCTGATGATATAGTAAAGTTGTACCCGGAAGCTGCAAGCAAGATATCCGTCATCTATAATGGAGCGCAAAAACCGCAGTTGGTGAAGAACTACAAACCCGCAGTAATACCGAATGGCGATTTTTTATTTACCATTGGTATACTTTTGCCTCAAAAAGGCTTCCATTACCTGCCCAATTTGTTAGAGAACAATAATTTAAACCTGGTGATAGCCGGGATTGAAACCCCGCACAAAGAAGTGATCTTAGCTGAAGCAAAAAAATATGGTTGTGAGAACAGGGTTTTTATTACCGGCCCTGTAGCAGATGTCGATAAAGCCTGGTATTACGCCAACTGCAAGGCTTTTATCTTTCCATCATCTGCAGAAGGTTTTGGCTTACCTGTGATAGAAGCCATGCATTTTGGCAAACCAGTATTCCTTGCCAAAAAGACGTCGTTGCCCGAAATTGGCGGACGAGCTGCTTATTATTTCGATAGTTTTGAGCCGCAACACATGCGTGATGTACTTGCTGATGGCTTAAAAGACTTTGAAGAAAATAACCGTACAAACGAGGTTTTGCGCCAGACCGCTAAGTTCACCTGGGAAAACGCCGCCAAGGCATATTTGCAATTGTATAAACAAACCCTTGACGCATAG
- a CDS encoding glycosyltransferase family 4 protein, with the protein MKPKVLVTFDSMKDINRGYYSFGKGLGDALIKQNNGRFDLAYYLFKKTPTLFNNLVKIVYRWFADQIFFRKRNDFDVVHFSDQRCRLPPWNVNAKKVITIHDLNKVHLKKSKPHRIIAYLNKLNKRVSHCDRVVTISQFVANDVERYLPAAKGKISVIHNGAEKLQVKPSHQPNFIPDRPYLFTIGLMSPQKGFHYLPALLNGNDYGLVIAGIETTHKAVILEEAAKYNCTDRVHLVGEISNDDKAWYYAHCLALVFPSRTEGFGLPVIEAMHLGKPAFLSKFTSLPEIGGDAAYYFDSFDPAHMQKVFSDGMKHFKENNGAEKSMAQAAKFSWEKCADAYLNLYNELLGK; encoded by the coding sequence ATGAAACCCAAAGTACTCGTCACGTTCGATTCTATGAAGGATATTAACCGCGGTTATTATTCTTTTGGTAAAGGCCTCGGCGATGCACTGATCAAACAGAACAACGGCAGGTTTGATCTGGCGTATTATCTATTTAAAAAAACACCTACGCTTTTTAACAACCTAGTCAAAATTGTTTATCGCTGGTTTGCAGACCAAATCTTTTTTAGAAAGAGAAATGATTTCGATGTGGTACATTTTTCTGACCAGCGCTGCAGGCTCCCGCCGTGGAATGTTAACGCTAAGAAGGTAATTACCATTCACGATCTTAACAAAGTGCATCTTAAAAAGAGTAAGCCGCATCGCATAATCGCTTACCTGAATAAATTAAACAAAAGAGTAAGCCACTGCGACAGGGTAGTCACTATATCACAATTTGTAGCAAATGACGTAGAGCGATATCTGCCTGCCGCAAAAGGTAAAATTTCTGTCATACATAACGGTGCGGAAAAGTTGCAAGTCAAACCAAGCCATCAGCCTAACTTTATTCCCGACAGGCCGTATCTTTTTACCATCGGTTTAATGTCGCCGCAGAAAGGCTTTCATTATCTGCCTGCCTTGTTAAACGGTAACGACTATGGACTAGTTATAGCCGGTATAGAGACAACGCACAAAGCGGTGATCTTAGAAGAGGCGGCTAAGTACAATTGTACAGATAGGGTGCACCTTGTTGGCGAGATAAGTAACGATGACAAAGCCTGGTATTACGCGCATTGCCTTGCGCTGGTGTTCCCGTCGCGAACAGAAGGCTTTGGCTTACCGGTTATAGAGGCTATGCACCTTGGCAAGCCCGCGTTTCTGTCAAAATTTACTTCCCTGCCCGAGATCGGCGGCGACGCCGCATATTATTTCGACAGCTTTGACCCTGCGCACATGCAGAAAGTGTTCAGCGATGGCATGAAGCACTTCAAGGAAAACAATGGTGCCGAAAAGTCCATGGCGCAAGCGGCAAAATTTTCATGGGAAAAGTGTGCGGATGCTTACCTTAACCTGTATAACGAATTGCTTGGTAAGTAA
- a CDS encoding EamA family transporter — translation MAQKSAIRYLSAAIGAAFIWGFLTIPLKHLHTLNYAPEQILYYRVLMSFIALWIYVLLFRRKPLIHDVSVLRQMPARERRKSIWIILLTGIFITTNWFTYIYVVNNIGVKVAGFGYLICPLLTAGGGFLLLKEKLSRLKVAGISLAVISIIILSTGSVSETLWSIVVAISYAVYLLLQRLIPQFDKINTLAIQLLISIIILGPFYIHQFNGLPEQSAFWTDIIVTAVLFTIIPLLLSLYALSGLPSSTIGITIYINPVITFLVAYFYFHESFAAWQLMGYSILLASVIIFNWEMIGGALKNKEQTAAQAT, via the coding sequence ATGGCGCAGAAAAGCGCGATCAGATACTTATCTGCTGCTATCGGCGCCGCGTTTATATGGGGGTTTTTAACAATACCCCTTAAGCATCTTCACACGCTTAACTACGCGCCGGAGCAGATCCTGTATTACAGGGTGCTGATGTCTTTCATCGCGCTTTGGATCTACGTATTGTTATTCAGGCGAAAACCTTTAATTCATGATGTGTCCGTTCTGCGGCAAATGCCTGCCCGTGAGCGCCGTAAATCCATTTGGATCATATTACTTACCGGCATCTTTATAACCACCAATTGGTTCACTTATATATACGTAGTGAACAACATCGGCGTAAAAGTTGCAGGTTTTGGATATCTCATATGCCCGTTGCTTACCGCCGGCGGCGGGTTTCTTCTGCTAAAAGAAAAATTGTCCAGACTAAAAGTTGCAGGTATTTCTCTCGCGGTTATCAGCATTATTATACTTTCAACAGGGTCTGTCAGCGAAACTTTATGGTCTATCGTGGTAGCTATAAGCTATGCCGTTTATTTGCTGCTGCAAAGGCTGATACCGCAGTTTGATAAGATCAATACGCTGGCCATCCAGCTGCTGATCTCCATCATTATCCTTGGTCCGTTTTATATACACCAATTTAATGGGCTGCCTGAGCAATCCGCATTTTGGACAGACATCATAGTCACGGCCGTATTGTTCACCATCATTCCGCTGCTGTTAAGTTTATATGCCTTGTCGGGACTGCCATCGTCAACCATCGGTATAACCATTTACATCAATCCTGTCATCACCTTCCTGGTCGCTTATTTTTATTTCCATGAAAGTTTTGCAGCCTGGCAATTAATGGGTTATTCAATTTTACTGGCTTCTGTTATTATCTTTAACTGGGAAATGATCGGCGGCGCATTAAAAAATAAGGAGCAGACTGCCGCCCAAGCCACCTGA
- a CDS encoding ABC transporter ATP-binding protein — MKTYFRLLSFAKPIEKFAIPYILFTLLYVLFSTLVFALLGPLLNTLFSADANIVGHTAEIVKPTSVFSLEKWFKYYLQEIIKTHGSWGALQFVVATVIVAVVLGNLFRYLSARTMENLRLHTLLNLRRSVFNNVMDLHLGYFNNERKGDIISKIASDVQVVQFSVTSTLQVIFKEPVTLIAFLGMLFIISAKLTLYSLLVIPVSGFIISRIVKRLKAQAVAAQQSYGNMISYLDEALSGIKIVKAFNAVGFIKNRFDTENMRYSRISRSMARRQQLASPASEAMSVTMIAFIVLYGGYLILNKRSELGPGQFIAYIALFSQLMRPAKNISDSFSNIHSGIAAGERVLELIDTKPGINDAPGAKAITGFEHDLTFRGVSFAYDEKQVLSDINLVIPKGQTIALVGPSGGGKSTLMDMIPRFIDPQQGAIMIDGQDIRQLTMESVRSLMGVVNQESILFNDSIFNNIAFGKTDATMEDVIAAAKIANAHSFIEHTENGYQTNIGDRGTKLSGGQRQRICIARAVLANPPIMLLDEATSALDTESEKLVQEALNKLMKNRTSLIIAHRLSTIQNADKIVVLDQGKVVEQGTHQQLIENNGVYRRLIEMQTFA, encoded by the coding sequence ATGAAGACTTATTTCAGGCTGCTTTCTTTTGCCAAACCGATTGAAAAGTTCGCCATCCCATACATTCTATTTACCCTGCTATATGTGCTTTTCAGCACATTGGTATTCGCGCTGCTGGGGCCCTTGCTTAATACGCTCTTCTCTGCCGACGCAAACATAGTTGGCCATACGGCAGAGATAGTAAAACCAACATCTGTTTTCAGTCTCGAAAAATGGTTTAAGTATTATTTGCAGGAGATCATTAAAACACACGGATCATGGGGGGCCTTGCAATTCGTAGTAGCCACGGTTATCGTGGCGGTTGTTTTGGGTAACCTATTTAGGTATCTGTCTGCCCGGACAATGGAAAACCTGCGCCTGCATACACTGCTCAACCTGCGCCGCTCTGTATTCAATAACGTGATGGACCTTCACTTGGGTTACTTTAATAACGAGCGTAAGGGTGATATCATTTCTAAGATAGCTTCAGACGTACAGGTAGTACAGTTTTCTGTAACTTCTACTTTGCAAGTGATCTTTAAAGAGCCGGTAACACTCATCGCGTTCCTGGGAATGCTCTTTATTATTTCTGCGAAACTTACCTTATATTCTTTACTGGTGATCCCTGTTTCGGGATTTATTATCTCACGAATTGTAAAAAGGTTAAAGGCACAAGCTGTTGCGGCGCAGCAATCATACGGAAACATGATCAGCTATCTGGACGAGGCGTTATCAGGTATCAAGATCGTCAAGGCTTTCAACGCCGTTGGCTTTATCAAAAACCGTTTCGATACGGAAAATATGCGTTATTCTCGCATCTCAAGATCAATGGCGCGCAGGCAGCAGCTGGCATCACCGGCATCTGAGGCCATGAGTGTTACCATGATAGCCTTTATTGTTTTGTACGGCGGATATCTTATTTTAAATAAACGTTCTGAGTTAGGTCCCGGGCAGTTTATCGCTTACATCGCGTTGTTTTCGCAACTGATGCGCCCGGCAAAGAACATTTCAGACTCGTTTAGCAATATCCACTCTGGGATTGCCGCCGGTGAACGTGTGTTAGAGTTGATTGACACCAAACCCGGTATCAATGACGCGCCTGGTGCAAAGGCGATCACGGGTTTTGAGCACGATCTTACGTTTAGAGGCGTAAGCTTTGCTTATGACGAAAAGCAGGTGTTGTCTGATATAAACCTGGTAATCCCAAAAGGGCAGACCATCGCGCTTGTAGGGCCGTCAGGTGGTGGTAAGTCTACGCTGATGGATATGATCCCCCGTTTTATCGATCCGCAGCAAGGTGCGATCATGATAGACGGCCAGGACATCCGCCAGCTAACAATGGAATCGGTTCGCTCATTAATGGGCGTAGTAAACCAGGAATCTATATTATTTAACGACTCTATTTTTAATAACATCGCCTTTGGTAAAACCGACGCGACAATGGAAGATGTTATCGCGGCAGCCAAAATTGCCAACGCGCACAGTTTCATAGAGCATACAGAAAACGGCTATCAAACCAATATCGGCGACAGGGGTACAAAGCTATCAGGCGGCCAGCGCCAGCGCATTTGTATTGCACGTGCTGTATTGGCCAACCCGCCTATCATGCTCCTGGATGAAGCTACGTCTGCCCTTGATACCGAATCTGAAAAGCTAGTACAGGAAGCTTTGAACAAGCTGATGAAAAACCGCACCTCGCTGATCATTGCGCACCGTTTAAGCACTATCCAAAACGCGGACAAGATAGTAGTACTTGACCAGGGTAAAGTTGTGGAACAAGGCACCCATCAGCAGCTGATAGAAAATAATGGTGTATACCGCAGGCTGATTGAAATGCAAACTTTTGCTTAG
- a CDS encoding DUF6728 family protein yields MYFFRKKDPNRPQSFNLKVMHVINATAIIMFVGAIIWKLVSVFILKK; encoded by the coding sequence ATGTACTTCTTCAGAAAAAAAGACCCAAACAGGCCGCAAAGCTTTAATCTTAAAGTCATGCATGTTATTAATGCCACGGCAATAATCATGTTTGTGGGTGCAATAATCTGGAAGCTGGTAAGTGTATTTATCCTAAAAAAATGA
- a CDS encoding DUF5672 family protein: MQKVAIVIPCYKSSLTKHEEIALAQCKKILGQYPVRIAKPESLILPAEILDFADCAAVNFDDNYFADIAGYNRLMLSAEFYKRFTGFEYILIYQLDAFVFKDELENWCSKGYDYIGAPWISRKSRSPLKQVLVNIQRNWSYRFDLKKRGVPNKYQFENRVGNGGFSLRRVSAFADLCDEMVKEIDYYLSQTAHQYNEDAFWSLEVNRHKKRLEIPVWREALEFCYETYPDRAFELTGHQLPFGCHDWDAYPDFWRPIFKELGYDL, from the coding sequence ATGCAGAAAGTCGCGATAGTCATTCCTTGTTACAAAAGCTCACTTACCAAACATGAGGAGATCGCGCTGGCGCAATGCAAAAAGATTTTGGGCCAGTATCCTGTCAGGATCGCCAAACCCGAAAGCCTGATTTTACCCGCCGAAATATTAGACTTTGCCGATTGCGCGGCAGTAAATTTTGATGATAACTATTTTGCAGACATTGCAGGCTATAACAGATTGATGCTGTCGGCAGAATTTTATAAACGATTTACCGGCTTTGAGTATATCCTGATATACCAGTTAGATGCCTTTGTCTTTAAAGACGAACTCGAAAACTGGTGCAGCAAAGGATACGATTACATAGGTGCACCATGGATAAGTCGGAAAAGCCGGTCTCCTCTAAAACAGGTTCTTGTTAACATCCAACGAAATTGGTCGTACCGCTTCGATCTTAAAAAAAGAGGCGTTCCTAATAAATATCAATTCGAGAACCGGGTAGGCAATGGCGGCTTTTCACTCAGGCGGGTAAGTGCTTTTGCCGATTTATGTGATGAAATGGTTAAAGAGATCGATTACTATCTTTCTCAAACTGCGCATCAATATAATGAAGATGCATTTTGGAGCTTAGAAGTTAACCGCCATAAAAAGCGATTAGAAATCCCGGTCTGGCGCGAGGCTTTGGAGTTTTGTTATGAAACCTATCCGGACAGGGCGTTTGAATTAACCGGTCACCAATTGCCTTTCGGCTGCCATGATTGGGACGCCTATCCCGATTTCTGGCGACCTATATTTAAAGAACTAGGTTACGATTTATAG